Genomic window (Oryza sativa Japonica Group chromosome 3, ASM3414082v1):
tTTGGAATGGCAATGGTTGGGTGGGAGCTGGTGCTGTGGGCGAAATCCTAGCTCGATGTTTTCGGGTTGACAACGATGACGCCTCGGTGTTGTACTTGCTCTTGAGAATGTTGCTGAGTTGTCAGCTCTCTCCACCCGATATGACTTTTCGGGTGAAAACCTAGTCCAAGGTGGATAGCCTCCATGGAGGCACCGCCTCGAAGGTCATGTTCCCTCGCATTCATTGCCTTCTTCCTAGTTTGGCCTTCTGCGTTCGGTTAGTTTCGTCTCTAGGTTGGTGTAAGAATGAGCAGatctttccccctctctctctctctcatcctcATCCTCAAACCTCCTGTGAGGGTGGCCGGGAGTCTGTCGTCGACATTCTTGGTGAAATTGGTTTGAAGCGAGAGCGTCTGCGACCTCCTTGTAGGGCTAGCAATTATCGGTCACGTACAACGGGTGTGTGTTTGGAGCCTGTAGCATGTGGTGgagtagtcttttttttttccctaattATGACCTTCTTCTGTTGTAattctatacataatttttttcatgctatatcaatatgaatCTTCTTGTGTTGTCTTGTGCGGGTCATTCAGAAAAAAACACTATTAGTAAGTGGGAAACTAGAGGCCGACCGGAGGTTTCTTTCTATCGTTGGGAGCCTCTCTGCCTTCCGACCTCCATCGAATTGGGTGCAGACCAGCAGCAGCCAATAATTAAGGTCGTCGGCCGTATATATGATGATGGAGAATAGCAGGGAGCAGCAGCCGGagtcgtcgccggcgaacaACAatagcaagaagaagaagaagaagaagacggcgTCGCGGTTCCGGCGTGTGTGCGTGTTCTGCGGCAGCAGCCCCGGGAAGAAGGCGTCGTACCAGGTGGCCGCCGTGCAGCTGGGGCAGCAGCTGGTGGAGCGCGGCATCGACCTGGtgtacggcggcggcagcgttgGGCTGATGGGGCTGGTGTCCCGCGCCGTCCACGGAGGCGGCGGGCACGTGGTGGGCGTGGTGCCCAATGGCGTGCTGCCACGCGAGCTGATCGGCGAGACGCTGGGGGAGGTGAGGGCGGTGGGAAGCATGCACCAGCGGAAGGCGGAGATGGCGCGGGAGTCGGACGCCTTCATCGCCCTCCCCGGCGGCTACGGCACGCTGGAGGAGCTCCTCGAGGTCATCACCTGGGCTCAGCTCCGCATCCACCACAAGCCCGTCGGCCTCCTCAACGTCGACGGCTACTACGACTCCCTGCTCGCCTTCATCGACAAGGCCGTCCACGAAGGCTTCGtctcgccgcccgcccgccgcatCATCGTCGCCGCACCCACCGCCTCCGACCTGCTCTGCAAGCTCGAGGAATacgtgccgccgccgcacgacgCCACCGCCCTGAAGCTCACCTGGGAGATGTCCACCGTATCGGAGCAGCACGCCGGAAGCATCTACTCCCCCAAGCCCGACATGgcacgctagctagctagctagctactcgaTCCACTTCATTATTACTTATCTTGTTTCTTCTCATATAATCTTGCTGCTAATTATTTCTTCCATATATTAAttccctatatatatgtatatatactcgatcgtactatattgtatacatCATCAATTACTTGTAACTTCAATTAATCCTAGCTACATCGAAGAGGCAGGCGGCCCTAGTTAGTTTTCCTGTACTAGAAGCTAGTTAATTTTCCTCTATGGAGTGTTATTATGAGTTGATTGAGTTGGGAGTATTAATTTGTTCTCTCATCATTTACTAGTACACACGTTGTTTTGTTGTCATCGATCTCTATTACTCGTAGAAAGGGTAAGGACCTAGACTAGGTACTAGAGGAAGCAGACCGATCCAACTATCCAAGGGAGGAAGCCCTGTGATTGGGAAGCAGcaattcttttcttcttcttcttcttcttcttcttcttcttcttcttcttcttcttcttttaaaGGAAAACTGCAAAATTAAAATAGAGCAATCTAATACTCGTTTAGGGCACCACCTCATGACTAATCAAGTACTAGGTTTCTGCTTTCTCCGCTTTAAGATATATTAACCTAGTACTGAATTATACAAAATCTAGTATCACGAATAGTCCAAATAACCTGTTACTAAAAATATGAATAGCCTGGTAATAAGTTGTGTCTAATCTAATactatgttgttatattttgggtcAGAGGATGAAGAGAGTACTTACTAATactatgttgttatattttgagtaGGATTATACTTACTAATACTACTTTTGTGTGCATACATAGCAAATTAGCAATCAATCAACTTCCTTCCCGTGTCCTCTTTGCAACACGACAGGTCCTCCATCGATCTCACACgtggagagatagagagagagagaggcgcaaTTGGAGTATATCGGCAACTTTTACCAACAAGGacggaaggaaggaaggaaggaagaggaGGTGAGACAccaaccgatcgatcgatcgaccgaccAAACGAGGTGAGGTCGACAAACAAAGAAAAGCCAGCCGTAGTGACAACACTAGCTAGTCATCGTCGTCTTGTCCATCGAGTAACAAACAAACAACACTGGCATTCTGGCAAGTGGCAACAgcatttctcttctcttctcctctcctgtggactactagctagctaggagatGTTTTTCCAGTGAGTTTCCCCTGAATTCTGATCAAGACCGAAAAtgacaattaattaattggagTAAAATCGATGCATGTggactactctctctctctctctctctctctctctctcactcactcagAGTCTCAGTCTCCTTCCAGGAAGCcctctcctctcatctcctCTTTCTGGACCAAAAATGAGAGGACCTCATCTCTTCACACAAGAGAAGAGCCCCATGCTACTGCTAGTGGATGGATAGGAATATAGACAGGGACCATGCATGCTATCTTTCTGTTTGGCTGTCCATGTAAACTAAATGTTGGATAAGAATTGTCTGGACATGTTTGGACTGTCCAGATAATAGCCAGTAATTAATATAGGGAGGTAAAGTCAATTGCTGTTGAGTTCAATTTGGAATTCAGGCATATGTATAATAATCCTCCTAAAATAAAAACTAGACTAGTATCCCTTTCTACCTAATCATCTTGACTAGCTCCGTCGTTTATCTCATAATTCAATTCAATTCTGTGTGCATACATATTTATCCCATGATGCAACGTGACTAGTCACAAGTATACTAGTAGTAGACAGAAACAGGCGCCTACACACCAAGTGAAAATCTTTTAACTATTTGGCAGCTGCTTTCCATACGTCCAAGTCAGATGATCAATAATAGGCAACAGACATGCATGagtgataatatatttgttcagA
Coding sequences:
- the LOC4334848 gene encoding probable cytokinin riboside 5'-monophosphate phosphoribohydrolase LOGL5; translated protein: MMMENSREQQPESSPANNNSKKKKKKKTASRFRRVCVFCGSSPGKKASYQVAAVQLGQQLVERGIDLVYGGGSVGLMGLVSRAVHGGGGHVVGVVPNGVLPRELIGETLGEVRAVGSMHQRKAEMARESDAFIALPGGYGTLEELLEVITWAQLRIHHKPVGLLNVDGYYDSLLAFIDKAVHEGFVSPPARRIIVAAPTASDLLCKLEEYVPPPHDATALKLTWEMSTVSEQHAGSIYSPKPDMAR